The proteins below come from a single Rosa rugosa chromosome 2, drRosRugo1.1, whole genome shotgun sequence genomic window:
- the LOC133732838 gene encoding alkylated DNA repair protein ALKBH6 homolog isoform X8, whose amino-acid sequence MYIILIYRHTHRIINQIVRLTETQKRELKRLPLHHLQFVRVGWDFGSAVPSWLTKITCRIYEESGLFPSPINHVLINEYLPNQGIMGHQDGPAYYPVVAILSLGSPVVMNFTPHSRLTLGAGTCTHNALYSNSDVGLFKSDTDKSLDEHHPFPVLLMPRSLLIFKDKAYSDYLHAINDSEVHSYDKVVNEAQARPWQGLDHPSSQLDGTVETLNTVDLKSIHRTTTRVSLTCRLVLKVHKNLFRF is encoded by the exons ATGTATATAATATtaatatatagacacacacacagaaTTATTAACCAAATCGTTCGACTGACCGAAACTCAGAAGCGAGAACTCAAAAGGCTGCCCCTCCATCATTTGCAGTTTGTGAGGGTCGGCTGGGACTTCGGCTCAGCAG TGCCCTCATGGTTAACAAAGATCACATGCAGGATATATGAAGAATCTGGGCTATTCCCATCGCCAATTAACCATGTCCTTATCAATGAATATCTTCCTAACCAAGGCATAATG GGACACCAGGATGGGCCAGCTTACTATCCAGTTGTAGCAATTCTGTCTCTTGGGTCACCTGTTGTtatgaatttcactccccattCAAGATTGACATTGGGCGCAGGCACATGTACACATAATgctttgtattcaaattctgaTGTGGGACTTTTCAAGAGTGATACAGATAAGTCGTTGGATGAACACCACCCATTTCCTGTCTTATTGATGCCGCGCAGTTTGCTTATATTCAAAGATAAAGCATACTCGG ATTACTTGCATGCTATAAACGACAGTGAGGTACACAGTTATGATAAG GTTGTAAACGAAGCACAAGCTCGACCTTGGCAAGGCCTAGATCATCCATCTTCACAATTGGATGGAACTGTTGAAACATTGAATACTGTGGACCTCAAGAGTATTCATAGAACTACCACTAGAGTTTCTTTAACATGTCGATTAGTTTTGAAAGTTCATAAAAATTTGTTCAGGTTTTAG
- the LOC133732838 gene encoding alkylated DNA repair protein ALKBH6 homolog isoform X9 codes for MYIILIYRHTHRIINQIVRLTETQKRELKRLPLHHLQFVRVGWDFGSAVPSWLTKITCRIYEESGLFPSPINHVLINEYLPNQGIMDGPAYYPVVAILSLGSPVVMNFTPHSRLTLGAGTCTHNALYSNSDVGLFKSDTDKSLDEHHPFPVLLMPRSLLIFKDKAYSDYLHAINDSEVHSYDKVVNEAQARPWQGLDHPSSQLDGTVETLNTVDLKSIHRTTTRVSLTCRLVLKVHKNLFRF; via the exons ATGTATATAATATtaatatatagacacacacacagaaTTATTAACCAAATCGTTCGACTGACCGAAACTCAGAAGCGAGAACTCAAAAGGCTGCCCCTCCATCATTTGCAGTTTGTGAGGGTCGGCTGGGACTTCGGCTCAGCAG TGCCCTCATGGTTAACAAAGATCACATGCAGGATATATGAAGAATCTGGGCTATTCCCATCGCCAATTAACCATGTCCTTATCAATGAATATCTTCCTAACCAAGGCATAATG GATGGGCCAGCTTACTATCCAGTTGTAGCAATTCTGTCTCTTGGGTCACCTGTTGTtatgaatttcactccccattCAAGATTGACATTGGGCGCAGGCACATGTACACATAATgctttgtattcaaattctgaTGTGGGACTTTTCAAGAGTGATACAGATAAGTCGTTGGATGAACACCACCCATTTCCTGTCTTATTGATGCCGCGCAGTTTGCTTATATTCAAAGATAAAGCATACTCGG ATTACTTGCATGCTATAAACGACAGTGAGGTACACAGTTATGATAAG GTTGTAAACGAAGCACAAGCTCGACCTTGGCAAGGCCTAGATCATCCATCTTCACAATTGGATGGAACTGTTGAAACATTGAATACTGTGGACCTCAAGAGTATTCATAGAACTACCACTAGAGTTTCTTTAACATGTCGATTAGTTTTGAAAGTTCATAAAAATTTGTTCAGGTTTTAG
- the LOC133732838 gene encoding alkylated DNA repair protein ALKBH6 homolog isoform X6: MTSCQCLVWCCLNREMEGNQALNNFKVGSLPTLIYIPDFITENEETILLKNIYDAPVSKWKSLKNRRLQNWVPSWLTKITCRIYEESGLFPSPINHVLINEYLPNQGIMGHQDGPAYYPVVAILSLGSPVVMNFTPHSRLTLGAGTCTHNALYSNSDVGLFKSDTDKSLDEHHPFPVLLMPRSLLIFKDKAYSDYLHAINDSEVHSYDKVVNEAQARPWQGLDHPSSQLDGTVETLNTVDLKSIHRTTTRVSLTCRLVLKVHKNLFRF; the protein is encoded by the exons ATGACGTCTTGTCAATGTCTTGTGTGGTGTTGTCTTAACAGAGAAATGGAAGGAAACCAGGCACTAAATAATTTCAAAGTTGGATCTCTGCCCACTTTAATATACATTCCTGACTTCATTACAGAAAATGAAGAAACTATACTTCTAAAAAAT ATTTATGATGCCCCTGTATCGAAGTGGAAATCTTTAAAGAATAGGAGGCTACAAAACTGGG TGCCCTCATGGTTAACAAAGATCACATGCAGGATATATGAAGAATCTGGGCTATTCCCATCGCCAATTAACCATGTCCTTATCAATGAATATCTTCCTAACCAAGGCATAATG GGACACCAGGATGGGCCAGCTTACTATCCAGTTGTAGCAATTCTGTCTCTTGGGTCACCTGTTGTtatgaatttcactccccattCAAGATTGACATTGGGCGCAGGCACATGTACACATAATgctttgtattcaaattctgaTGTGGGACTTTTCAAGAGTGATACAGATAAGTCGTTGGATGAACACCACCCATTTCCTGTCTTATTGATGCCGCGCAGTTTGCTTATATTCAAAGATAAAGCATACTCGG ATTACTTGCATGCTATAAACGACAGTGAGGTACACAGTTATGATAAG GTTGTAAACGAAGCACAAGCTCGACCTTGGCAAGGCCTAGATCATCCATCTTCACAATTGGATGGAACTGTTGAAACATTGAATACTGTGGACCTCAAGAGTATTCATAGAACTACCACTAGAGTTTCTTTAACATGTCGATTAGTTTTGAAAGTTCATAAAAATTTGTTCAGGTTTTAG
- the LOC133732838 gene encoding alkylated DNA repair protein ALKBH6 homolog isoform X2, producing the protein MTSCQCLVWCCLNREMEGNQALNNFKVGSLPTLIYIPDFITENEETILLKNIYDAPVSKWKSLKNRRLQNWGGVVHEKGLISQDCVSLLAVPSWLTKITCRIYEESGLFPSPINHVLINEYLPNQGIMDGPAYYPVVAILSLGSPVVMNFTPHSRLTLGAGTCTHNALYSNSDVGLFKSDTDKSLDEHHPFPVLLMPRSLLIFKDKAYSDYLHAINDSEVHSYDKVVNEAQARPWQGLDHPSSQLDGTVETLNTVDLKSIHRTTTRVSLTCRLVLKVHKNLFRF; encoded by the exons ATGACGTCTTGTCAATGTCTTGTGTGGTGTTGTCTTAACAGAGAAATGGAAGGAAACCAGGCACTAAATAATTTCAAAGTTGGATCTCTGCCCACTTTAATATACATTCCTGACTTCATTACAGAAAATGAAGAAACTATACTTCTAAAAAAT ATTTATGATGCCCCTGTATCGAAGTGGAAATCTTTAAAGAATAGGAGGCTACAAAACTGGG GTGGTGTAGTTCATGAAAAGGGTCTGATATCACAGGATT GTGTTTCTCTCCTTGCAGTGCCCTCATGGTTAACAAAGATCACATGCAGGATATATGAAGAATCTGGGCTATTCCCATCGCCAATTAACCATGTCCTTATCAATGAATATCTTCCTAACCAAGGCATAATG GATGGGCCAGCTTACTATCCAGTTGTAGCAATTCTGTCTCTTGGGTCACCTGTTGTtatgaatttcactccccattCAAGATTGACATTGGGCGCAGGCACATGTACACATAATgctttgtattcaaattctgaTGTGGGACTTTTCAAGAGTGATACAGATAAGTCGTTGGATGAACACCACCCATTTCCTGTCTTATTGATGCCGCGCAGTTTGCTTATATTCAAAGATAAAGCATACTCGG ATTACTTGCATGCTATAAACGACAGTGAGGTACACAGTTATGATAAG GTTGTAAACGAAGCACAAGCTCGACCTTGGCAAGGCCTAGATCATCCATCTTCACAATTGGATGGAACTGTTGAAACATTGAATACTGTGGACCTCAAGAGTATTCATAGAACTACCACTAGAGTTTCTTTAACATGTCGATTAGTTTTGAAAGTTCATAAAAATTTGTTCAGGTTTTAG
- the LOC133732838 gene encoding alkylated DNA repair protein ALKBH6 homolog isoform X1, whose protein sequence is MTSCQCLVWCCLNREMEGNQALNNFKVGSLPTLIYIPDFITENEETILLKNIYDAPVSKWKSLKNRRLQNWGGVVHEKGLISQDCVSLLAVPSWLTKITCRIYEESGLFPSPINHVLINEYLPNQGIMGHQDGPAYYPVVAILSLGSPVVMNFTPHSRLTLGAGTCTHNALYSNSDVGLFKSDTDKSLDEHHPFPVLLMPRSLLIFKDKAYSDYLHAINDSEVHSYDKVVNEAQARPWQGLDHPSSQLDGTVETLNTVDLKSIHRTTTRVSLTCRLVLKVHKNLFRF, encoded by the exons ATGACGTCTTGTCAATGTCTTGTGTGGTGTTGTCTTAACAGAGAAATGGAAGGAAACCAGGCACTAAATAATTTCAAAGTTGGATCTCTGCCCACTTTAATATACATTCCTGACTTCATTACAGAAAATGAAGAAACTATACTTCTAAAAAAT ATTTATGATGCCCCTGTATCGAAGTGGAAATCTTTAAAGAATAGGAGGCTACAAAACTGGG GTGGTGTAGTTCATGAAAAGGGTCTGATATCACAGGATT GTGTTTCTCTCCTTGCAGTGCCCTCATGGTTAACAAAGATCACATGCAGGATATATGAAGAATCTGGGCTATTCCCATCGCCAATTAACCATGTCCTTATCAATGAATATCTTCCTAACCAAGGCATAATG GGACACCAGGATGGGCCAGCTTACTATCCAGTTGTAGCAATTCTGTCTCTTGGGTCACCTGTTGTtatgaatttcactccccattCAAGATTGACATTGGGCGCAGGCACATGTACACATAATgctttgtattcaaattctgaTGTGGGACTTTTCAAGAGTGATACAGATAAGTCGTTGGATGAACACCACCCATTTCCTGTCTTATTGATGCCGCGCAGTTTGCTTATATTCAAAGATAAAGCATACTCGG ATTACTTGCATGCTATAAACGACAGTGAGGTACACAGTTATGATAAG GTTGTAAACGAAGCACAAGCTCGACCTTGGCAAGGCCTAGATCATCCATCTTCACAATTGGATGGAACTGTTGAAACATTGAATACTGTGGACCTCAAGAGTATTCATAGAACTACCACTAGAGTTTCTTTAACATGTCGATTAGTTTTGAAAGTTCATAAAAATTTGTTCAGGTTTTAG
- the LOC133732838 gene encoding alkylated DNA repair protein ALKBH6 homolog isoform X7, with protein sequence MTSCQCLVWCCLNREMEGNQALNNFKVGSLPTLIYIPDFITENEETILLKNIYDAPVSKWKSLKNRRLQNWVPSWLTKITCRIYEESGLFPSPINHVLINEYLPNQGIMDGPAYYPVVAILSLGSPVVMNFTPHSRLTLGAGTCTHNALYSNSDVGLFKSDTDKSLDEHHPFPVLLMPRSLLIFKDKAYSDYLHAINDSEVHSYDKVVNEAQARPWQGLDHPSSQLDGTVETLNTVDLKSIHRTTTRVSLTCRLVLKVHKNLFRF encoded by the exons ATGACGTCTTGTCAATGTCTTGTGTGGTGTTGTCTTAACAGAGAAATGGAAGGAAACCAGGCACTAAATAATTTCAAAGTTGGATCTCTGCCCACTTTAATATACATTCCTGACTTCATTACAGAAAATGAAGAAACTATACTTCTAAAAAAT ATTTATGATGCCCCTGTATCGAAGTGGAAATCTTTAAAGAATAGGAGGCTACAAAACTGGG TGCCCTCATGGTTAACAAAGATCACATGCAGGATATATGAAGAATCTGGGCTATTCCCATCGCCAATTAACCATGTCCTTATCAATGAATATCTTCCTAACCAAGGCATAATG GATGGGCCAGCTTACTATCCAGTTGTAGCAATTCTGTCTCTTGGGTCACCTGTTGTtatgaatttcactccccattCAAGATTGACATTGGGCGCAGGCACATGTACACATAATgctttgtattcaaattctgaTGTGGGACTTTTCAAGAGTGATACAGATAAGTCGTTGGATGAACACCACCCATTTCCTGTCTTATTGATGCCGCGCAGTTTGCTTATATTCAAAGATAAAGCATACTCGG ATTACTTGCATGCTATAAACGACAGTGAGGTACACAGTTATGATAAG GTTGTAAACGAAGCACAAGCTCGACCTTGGCAAGGCCTAGATCATCCATCTTCACAATTGGATGGAACTGTTGAAACATTGAATACTGTGGACCTCAAGAGTATTCATAGAACTACCACTAGAGTTTCTTTAACATGTCGATTAGTTTTGAAAGTTCATAAAAATTTGTTCAGGTTTTAG
- the LOC133732838 gene encoding alkylated DNA repair protein ALKBH6 homolog isoform X5, translated as MEGNQALNNFKVGSLPTLIYIPDFITENEETILLKNIYDAPVSKWKSLKNRRLQNWGGVVHEKGLISQDCVSLLAVPSWLTKITCRIYEESGLFPSPINHVLINEYLPNQGIMGHQDGPAYYPVVAILSLGSPVVMNFTPHSRLTLGAGTCTHNALYSNSDVGLFKSDTDKSLDEHHPFPVLLMPRSLLIFKDKAYSDYLHAINDSEVHSYDKVVNEAQARPWQGLDHPSSQLDGTVETLNTVDLKSIHRTTTRVSLTCRLVLKVHKNLFRF; from the exons ATGGAAGGAAACCAGGCACTAAATAATTTCAAAGTTGGATCTCTGCCCACTTTAATATACATTCCTGACTTCATTACAGAAAATGAAGAAACTATACTTCTAAAAAAT ATTTATGATGCCCCTGTATCGAAGTGGAAATCTTTAAAGAATAGGAGGCTACAAAACTGGG GTGGTGTAGTTCATGAAAAGGGTCTGATATCACAGGATT GTGTTTCTCTCCTTGCAGTGCCCTCATGGTTAACAAAGATCACATGCAGGATATATGAAGAATCTGGGCTATTCCCATCGCCAATTAACCATGTCCTTATCAATGAATATCTTCCTAACCAAGGCATAATG GGACACCAGGATGGGCCAGCTTACTATCCAGTTGTAGCAATTCTGTCTCTTGGGTCACCTGTTGTtatgaatttcactccccattCAAGATTGACATTGGGCGCAGGCACATGTACACATAATgctttgtattcaaattctgaTGTGGGACTTTTCAAGAGTGATACAGATAAGTCGTTGGATGAACACCACCCATTTCCTGTCTTATTGATGCCGCGCAGTTTGCTTATATTCAAAGATAAAGCATACTCGG ATTACTTGCATGCTATAAACGACAGTGAGGTACACAGTTATGATAAG GTTGTAAACGAAGCACAAGCTCGACCTTGGCAAGGCCTAGATCATCCATCTTCACAATTGGATGGAACTGTTGAAACATTGAATACTGTGGACCTCAAGAGTATTCATAGAACTACCACTAGAGTTTCTTTAACATGTCGATTAGTTTTGAAAGTTCATAAAAATTTGTTCAGGTTTTAG
- the LOC133732838 gene encoding alkylated DNA repair protein ALKBH6 homolog isoform X3: MTSCQCLVWCCLNREMEGNQALNNFKVGSLPTLIYIPDFITENEETILLKNIYDAPVSKWKSLKNRRLQNWGGVVHEKGLISQDLPSWLTKITCRIYEESGLFPSPINHVLINEYLPNQGIMGHQDGPAYYPVVAILSLGSPVVMNFTPHSRLTLGAGTCTHNALYSNSDVGLFKSDTDKSLDEHHPFPVLLMPRSLLIFKDKAYSDYLHAINDSEVHSYDKVVNEAQARPWQGLDHPSSQLDGTVETLNTVDLKSIHRTTTRVSLTCRLVLKVHKNLFRF; this comes from the exons ATGACGTCTTGTCAATGTCTTGTGTGGTGTTGTCTTAACAGAGAAATGGAAGGAAACCAGGCACTAAATAATTTCAAAGTTGGATCTCTGCCCACTTTAATATACATTCCTGACTTCATTACAGAAAATGAAGAAACTATACTTCTAAAAAAT ATTTATGATGCCCCTGTATCGAAGTGGAAATCTTTAAAGAATAGGAGGCTACAAAACTGGG GTGGTGTAGTTCATGAAAAGGGTCTGATATCACAGGATT TGCCCTCATGGTTAACAAAGATCACATGCAGGATATATGAAGAATCTGGGCTATTCCCATCGCCAATTAACCATGTCCTTATCAATGAATATCTTCCTAACCAAGGCATAATG GGACACCAGGATGGGCCAGCTTACTATCCAGTTGTAGCAATTCTGTCTCTTGGGTCACCTGTTGTtatgaatttcactccccattCAAGATTGACATTGGGCGCAGGCACATGTACACATAATgctttgtattcaaattctgaTGTGGGACTTTTCAAGAGTGATACAGATAAGTCGTTGGATGAACACCACCCATTTCCTGTCTTATTGATGCCGCGCAGTTTGCTTATATTCAAAGATAAAGCATACTCGG ATTACTTGCATGCTATAAACGACAGTGAGGTACACAGTTATGATAAG GTTGTAAACGAAGCACAAGCTCGACCTTGGCAAGGCCTAGATCATCCATCTTCACAATTGGATGGAACTGTTGAAACATTGAATACTGTGGACCTCAAGAGTATTCATAGAACTACCACTAGAGTTTCTTTAACATGTCGATTAGTTTTGAAAGTTCATAAAAATTTGTTCAGGTTTTAG
- the LOC133732838 gene encoding alkylated DNA repair protein ALKBH6 homolog isoform X4 — MTSCQCLVWCCLNREMEGNQALNNFKVGSLPTLIYIPDFITENEETILLKNIYDAPVSKWKSLKNRRLQNWGGVVHEKGLISQDLPSWLTKITCRIYEESGLFPSPINHVLINEYLPNQGIMDGPAYYPVVAILSLGSPVVMNFTPHSRLTLGAGTCTHNALYSNSDVGLFKSDTDKSLDEHHPFPVLLMPRSLLIFKDKAYSDYLHAINDSEVHSYDKVVNEAQARPWQGLDHPSSQLDGTVETLNTVDLKSIHRTTTRVSLTCRLVLKVHKNLFRF, encoded by the exons ATGACGTCTTGTCAATGTCTTGTGTGGTGTTGTCTTAACAGAGAAATGGAAGGAAACCAGGCACTAAATAATTTCAAAGTTGGATCTCTGCCCACTTTAATATACATTCCTGACTTCATTACAGAAAATGAAGAAACTATACTTCTAAAAAAT ATTTATGATGCCCCTGTATCGAAGTGGAAATCTTTAAAGAATAGGAGGCTACAAAACTGGG GTGGTGTAGTTCATGAAAAGGGTCTGATATCACAGGATT TGCCCTCATGGTTAACAAAGATCACATGCAGGATATATGAAGAATCTGGGCTATTCCCATCGCCAATTAACCATGTCCTTATCAATGAATATCTTCCTAACCAAGGCATAATG GATGGGCCAGCTTACTATCCAGTTGTAGCAATTCTGTCTCTTGGGTCACCTGTTGTtatgaatttcactccccattCAAGATTGACATTGGGCGCAGGCACATGTACACATAATgctttgtattcaaattctgaTGTGGGACTTTTCAAGAGTGATACAGATAAGTCGTTGGATGAACACCACCCATTTCCTGTCTTATTGATGCCGCGCAGTTTGCTTATATTCAAAGATAAAGCATACTCGG ATTACTTGCATGCTATAAACGACAGTGAGGTACACAGTTATGATAAG GTTGTAAACGAAGCACAAGCTCGACCTTGGCAAGGCCTAGATCATCCATCTTCACAATTGGATGGAACTGTTGAAACATTGAATACTGTGGACCTCAAGAGTATTCATAGAACTACCACTAGAGTTTCTTTAACATGTCGATTAGTTTTGAAAGTTCATAAAAATTTGTTCAGGTTTTAG